The genomic interval TATCCTGCTCTGAAGACCGACACAACCAAACAACACGTGGATGCTTTCTTTCAGGTCAGATACATACAGTTTAACAAATCTGCAGTGAGATGGTGTCTGTCATTAACAGaactgtttatatatatattaattatatttatactatttatagaaaatggACAAGAATAGAGATGGAGTCGTCACGCTGGATGAGTTTATTCTCTCCTGTCAAGAGGTACATTTTCATTTCCAAACATGCATACTATTTGTACTACTTTTATTGTTTGTGTACTGTGCACAGTATGCGTGatgtctgtatgtgtgtgtaatacCTGCATGACATACAGTGTTTGCCAAAATGTGCAGTAACATACCGTAGCACACCGTGAGATACTGTATACCACAATGCAGCACACTTGCATTTCCAGTATGATGCATGGAATGCAAACAATAATATTTATAGCATACCTATCTATAGTTTATGTAGgaatatactgtagtatgaaCAGTAAAGTATGGGGTGGGCTGTGACGTCATCCTCTCTTAAGTGCATGCAGTGCCATCTAGTGGCAAATAGGGACTATTGCAGTATACGTTAAATGTAAAGCTTCATTTAAATAAGCAAGCACATTTTCCAAATTCAGGGTTTTTTTACTCTTCTTCATGTCACTTGTGTGTttgacttttttgtttttatttcctctTCAGGATGCAAACATCATGAGATCGTTGCAGCTCTTTGAGAACGTCATATAGCCGCaggaagaaaagatgaagaaaTGTGACTGAGTGAGTGGAGAAATGAAGGGAATGAAACATGAACTTTAAAGCTGATCTGTGTcctaacaaaaaagaaaaacaggagGAAAACTTTGGTCCCTATCCCTTTGGTGTGACTGTTTGGTTTGACCTCTCTTTTGGTTACTGAAGCAATATGCCAACCGTTAGCTTAACATGCTGGAAATCAAGTTTGTCTGTGATCTTACCTGAACGTATCTGACCTGGTTCTGTTACAGAAAAATCTTGTCTATAACCATACAGGAAAAGCATGCCAGTTACATGTAGCGGATAGATCTGAAGGAGTCATGGTGGGTTATTTTATGCCCAGTGTGTTCATAAGTCAAATgaaagtttatttaaagagcacctttttaaaacagcaggtgttcaccaaagtgctgtacatacattataaaataaacagtagaactaaaaagcataaaaaaatgataaaaacaataaaaatgcaataaatacaattaGTACTCTCATACTGCATTATATGCCGTACTatacaaatatgttttttaatgtgATTTAAAAGGTAGCCTACTCTTGAGTTACTGTGATAAATCCTAAAATATCATAATCTTTAATGTGTCCAAGCATTTACATGTGTTTTATGGGAGATTTATGAAAAATGTTGTGCTGAACAAAAACCGATTTGCGCGACATTCATGCTAAACACTTTTTTCAAACTGCACTGCAAATATTAGCCCAAATTTTCCTTAACTATTTTCAGTGGCCGCTTTATAGATAGAAATGTTTTGATGTAGGTTTAGTGGTTTATATGAACCAACCAATCAGCAGTCCTTCGACTGGATTTGCACATCATTTAGTTTTATGCAGACTAAAGTGTTCGTCTCTAATGACGATGTGTTTGGTTTTTTACAGTATTATCTGTTGTATtataatattgtgtttgtgctgTCCTGTCGATAGGATCAGCGCCTGCTGTTGATCGGATGTTTGTCTTTGTCCATTATTGTGAGTTTGTCGGTTGTCACTTGTTGGCTTGTGACTGCTTTTAGCTCCACCTACTCCAATCTCTGCTTCCTGATtggtctgtttgtctgtcagtATCAGAGGGGGAATATTTTTCATGGGTGAATCTCACATAAACATGTCACGGTCAGCAGTTTTAATAGATACTGAAATACTGAATAAGTAACaaagtaagttttttttaatcttaTATCCTCTTATGGGTCGATgacatgcatatttttgagtCTGGGAATTATGTACTGCTTGATACATTTATGAAATTTAtgacactttattttaaaaaacctatttagtttaaatacattttcagtattttttttaaataattggtATCTCAAACTTGTAAAATGGCAGGCATGGCAACTGTCCTTACAAATAAGGAGTTTAAGACAACtgttaaaaattgtttaaaatattacataattataattatttaataattattaaaaaaactttttaaattataaaaaattctaaataaGATACTTTGGGCTTATTTTATGTTTGAAACCTTTCCTATAAACAAATTTCTACAATATCTGTAGTTGTTAGgatatttaaaaacttttgcCCAACAATTTGGATGTTCTCAAATGTCAGGGTACAACTACAATCATGGATGTTTTATTAAGAATTGAACAagtaaaaatagtaaacatGATCACTTCATCCAGTGAACCCCAGGTGGTCTTTATGGCTAAATGAAAAGTCTGTATATTCCCCTTAAATACGGAAAAACGGTACACTCTGTGTCAGCTGGTATAAACaatgtaaaactagaaaaaatgctattttatcaaacacattttaattgcttttaaaaaagtatttttgtgaATTTGATATCACAGGCAGAagtcaattaaatgtaaattcattgCAGACGTCAGGTGGTGCAACCATAAAGTCAAAGGGTGCAATGAAGGCCCCTtagaaataaatacattaaggTCAATAATTTTAATAAGCTTATAATTTAGCtaataattttagttttaataaatgcaagcTAAAGTTGTCTATAattgttattttacttttttaattattgttCTTAAATTTATAGTAAATGTTAGATTTATGGTAAACTTTTTTACACTTTCAAACTATTTTCAGGattgtaattttaaatgctactatcaaataaacaaacaatcagcATGACACAGGGAGTGCATTAAAACTTCTCTGGCAAATAGACAATgattggttgtaccacctgacattTAATTTGAATGGGGATTTCAAAATATTGTAAAACAACAATTgaaataaaactaaacaaataaacaaaactttttaaacacattgttCCTGATtcaaaaatatgcattacaTCAAttctttaaagattttttttcattcttcTCATTGACCCTTAGGGTAGAGTGGGGTAAgttgtctaacatttactgagcaccatacatcacaatggtatAAAAACTGTGCTTAATCCTAGTTTATCTTCGTTCTTAACTGTGCTTTTAACCCTAGGTTAAGGAACATTttacacttgtaatttagaagcgagGTTATCCCTGAAATGAACCCATGGTTAGTGGTTTTCTGTAACAAGTTGGTATGAAggcaaaacaaaaataacaacatgATGTACAAATATTTTTCCGCACTTTATTACGTTTTTGCAGAGTTTGTCATGTTTAATTGTTGACAGGACTTGTGAGATTCACTCCTGTGAAGATTGGTGACTCCCTGTGAAACTGCAGTCTTGACcgttttgattgacaggtgccATATCAAAccatagcaatcactgtgtgtgtgtgtgtgtgtgtgtgtgtgtgtgtgtgtgcctgtgtgCGTGCCTGTGTGTGTAAAACCTGTTTCTCTGTGTTTTACTGTGTCAAAGCTGTGAATCGCCAAACTTAGTACTGTTTAATGCAGCCATAATGCCACCTTACTGTGATATCATTTAACATGAGACATAAAGAAGTCAGTTTGAAATGATGTTTGAAGCCCATTATAATACTGTGACATGAGTCATTTCTAATTTGAAATTGAATATTTAATGAGGAAAACATAAGGCCCAGGACTTAATTTCATCCATCAGAAATAGATTGGATGATGGACAGAcacaagtgctgtgattggagaATAGGGGATACATTTAAATGACTCATTGATATCAGACCAGAAAAGAAAATTGTTACAGAGAAAGagtaaattgttacattttgatacaaaataaataaaaaacaaacaaacagtttgtttaattttgaaaacTGTGCAGAGATAAATCATTCACATAAGATTGGGAACATGTACTGTTTGAAGAATGTAAATCAGTTTTGATTTCTTATTGACTGAACTGGTTGCAAAAACAccttaaaatgtgaaaaacaattgaaaaaacTTGTGCTGTGATTTATCACATTCATAAACAGTCCCGGCAGACCCTAAATATGCTCTGTTAACCATAGTATAActtttttattgcttttattgaTCATTTTTTGATCATATAATAATGCTTATGAAAGATCACTGTGCCAGTACAGCATGTTAAGTTTCAAATACGTTATATGATATTTGATTTATGCActatatattttatactttGCCTGAAAAATCGAAGTGTTAGTGTATTTGAGAGTgaatgctgttgtttttttaataatggtGCGATTCAGGATGCTATAGTTAAGGGCAAATAACTAAACAGGGCCGAGCGGTTAGAAACTAAAAGACTGAGAAATATGTTCCTGTGATTAAATGAGATTTTTCTAACAGGACACAAGCAAACTTTGATGTGACATCAGACAGACCgaccaacagacagacagggagATTAAATATCCTCTTGTTCTTGTTGTATAAACTGctatttaacaataaaaatgtcAGTGCCTAATGTTGATTGTTTTGTGGTATATTTACTCACCTTCCAGCCACAAGCATGTCAACAAGGACAAACGCTGGACGGTTATTTACtttaataacataaaatgattcatatttgtttttgtatgaCCAGTACATTGTGTTTATCATAGATGCTTTCTTGAGCTGATATGTACAAGACTGTGTTGTTGCCAGTTAGTTCACTGAAGTTTACGCTTTCACGTCAATAACGCTTTCACTTCACTGTTTCCACAAAAAAGTGCATGGATTGTTCAGGATTTACATATAAAATGATTTATCAAAAAGCAGATAGCAGTTGCTTTACATTCTGGAAGTGCTCCTCTGGACTTGTTGAATTAGAGAATGTGTCTTCTAGGGGTGTCCTGTATACAGCACCCATCTATGAGCTGCTTTAAGCCAGCGTGGTGCTTGTCGGGACCATTTTACCAGGTCTCTCCTGGGCCCAAGGCTGGAGGTTCTGGAGGGCAAAGAGGGAAGTGTTGTGCACACACAGAGGATCCGAGGACACCGATTCACTTATGGATTTCTGGAGGGCGTCAGCCTGAAGCTGAAGCAGCATCCGATTGGCTTGTTGGCGGCCTGCCTCTCTTTCCTCTGCTGTTTGCCTTCTAGAGGTTTTGAAAATTGAAGAaaggtaagaaaaaaaacaattattaaaagCAGATAATTAGCATGCATGATCACTTATAAAGCCCCCCCACCATTACAATTATACTGGATGCATTTACCAGAAAGTGCATACATTGGGTTAAAGTTATTTAAGTGTTTAACAGTATGGATTTCACAACACCATGGTTGAAAAAGACGCAAAGTGCCTAAAGGTAAAGGTTCCTTAAATGTTCCTTGTTAGGCTGTATGAAGAAACATTAACATGCTGTGAACCCTTCAGATTATAAAAGGATAAGATCTCTCACCTCCACTTGGTCCGGCGGTTCTGGAACCAGGTTTTCACCTGCGCGTCCGTCATCTTCAGGCTCTTGGCGAGGGATGCGCGCTCCGCACTGGCAAGATACTTCTGTCGGTGAAAGCGTTTTTCCAACTCACAGATCTGAACACGAGAGAACGACGTGCGGGGCTTTTTGCGTTTCGGCGGAGTTCGGTTCTGATACGGGTGACCAATCCGCCGGGTCACCGCAAAGGGAATAAGAGCTGAGACAAAGCAAAAAATAAGGTCAGTGACTTTAATTTACTGTGcataactatatatatatatatataaacaatctCGAACAGTGTTATTAATGATTAACTTTATTAGTTCATTACAACCTATTATGCTAATCTGTGGCCAGTTGCGTAAAACAATTAGTATTTTCAGATTCAAATTAGACCCATCTACCTTTGCAAGTAACTAACTTAAAAAGTTTTGACCAGTTTTgatgaaaataataaattactaACTTGTAAGACTAAGCaatttatgcaaccggccactgatCATGTTCAGCATAATGTAGGTTCTGTTTTTATGCAGGAAACAAAAAGTTGTCTTTAAAATAATCAAAACGTGGATTGTGTGATTGTAGAGTTTGTTGaatatattcattttaaacGAAATATTATTAAATTTTGACGAAAATTTAAGCCCATCTGATATAAATTTACTCTTATGACTGCAATAAATTTACTCTGACGCTTTTTTATATAACACACGTCTTCAAAAACGGTATGATGTATTTATTGTAAAACTCAAGAACGGTGTATTAAAGTCGATTAAAGATTTGTTAgactttatatttaatttaattgtttatGTGCAAGACACCATTATTAATCAAACAAACCTGTTTTTGTTCTTCAATAAAAACGTTTTGTATTGTTGAgagattaaataattttttaatagtTTGCTAATGTGATTTTTGTTGATAAAATTAACGAATATGCAATTTATAGCATGAAAATAATTGTTTATTACATGTTTCCTCTTTAGACACAATGTTAAATGCTCTCTCAGGTCACTTTCATGGATAAAAGCGTCCgctaaatgaataaaagtaTATCTAAATGTTAGTAGAATTTGTattctttatttaatgtaatgaaAAGTTTACATTACTGATAAACTGTTCGTTTAGTAtcgaaaaataattttaaattaataattatttCTGAAAATGTTCTTTGGTGCCAGGTGTTTACCGAATGAAGAACAGTGACGGTCAATTAGCCGGCATTGATCTGTGTATCGCGATCAGTGATTTTCATATCCATCTTGTTTATTACCTGGCAGTCTCTCTTTGGAGAACCTGCGATTATTGTCCATCCACGGGAAACACAGACTTCCCAGTGTCGGTACTGCGCTCACCATGGACGGCGGTACAGAGGCAGTCAGAGGTCTGTGCGCCGGAACCCGAATGACCCCGTTGGGCACAAAAGTTCCGCTCATTCCAAACATCCGCCCGGAATCCTCTAGTGAGCCCGTGATCCCTGAGAGAGAGACGGGCAAAGCGGCATGAGGAGCAACGCTCGCTTTATTTGGGCTTCCAAGGCGACTGTTATCAGGACCACCGTTATCCACAGTGTTTCCGCCGTGCGCACGACTGCTTTCCGCATCAAAGGAGCCCAGAATCTGGTCGATCCCAAATCGTATGGGTTCCTGAATGGCTTTGGATGGCGGTTTTGGTTCGTTGAGCTCTGGACTGTGGTCTCCGCGCTCCATTCTTCTTCTCTGACAAACCAAACGCCGTTGCGCAGCTAATTATAACACTTACAACAAACGGAATCACGTTAAATGTGGCGAAAATCGTTTTAATTTAACAGCTATTTTGTCCATTGTCTCAAATGGCCGTGCGCTTTTCTCTTTCTGTTTAAAGTCTCGCCACCGTTCCGCGCACAGTTGAATCGAGCGTCAAACTGTCGAGTTTCCACTCCGCGTCTCTTGCCAAAGTCATCTGCTCATGATTTCATTGGTTGACTCTATCCAATCGTCATTATCGCTGTCTATTGGTTGACATTTAGACATAGAAAAAACTGAACTGAGTCCCATCAAGTTATCCAATATTAACCAGCAATCAGTTTCTGAAATGCGCTTTGGTTGTGGCTGAAAGATGCTTAATTGCTGTTTATTAGAGCACGACATAATTTATTTACAGGGATCTCAACATTTCTCATTATTTACAATTAGATTAACATTTTACGCACAAACTTtgtatttacttttattaataaaattatgcTTTTTGTGTGTAGGAAATTTTAATAATtgcaacaatttatttttagtttaaaGTGAATGTTTGATTACAGAAGTGATTTACGATTACTGCGAAGGATTCATGCTGTCGACAGAAATTGGAGAATATCTCTGTTAAACACAAACTCAGTGTCCGTCATCTCTAAAGAGCTCTTCTGCTAAAATCCAATCCATCGATTTGCTCACGtggctttaaaaatgtttgaaacACACATGCGTTTGTGCGTAATTTCATTTAGCAAAACTCTCCTGCAACACTGCGCAACAGACcagttatattttattgcacaCGTTTTACCCACACAATATCTATCAGCATTTGTTAAATTATGAGATCTGGGGAGGAACGTGGCATTTTTGTTGTGTGCGTGCGCGCAAACCCTTTTAAATTGACGGCCAAATTCTTGTCCTCACACCGGGAAATGGAGTGTTTGCCGTGGGCAGTCCTCTGGCAGGACGGGCGCAATGAAAGAGCAGTGAAGATTGACTCGGTAATATAGTTTAAGCGTCTGCGCAGGTGAAATGGACATGAGCGGCCCGGGGCCCCGCAGATATAATTGCCTGGATCATCTTCACTCTAAAGAACACAAGGTAGACTTTATATAAAAAGCAAACTGGTGCATACTGtcctttattgtttatttgttaCCTTGagttaatattgttttttattttttagttaaCCCCCTCCCCGACTTAACACAGTACAGGTAGATTTCCAggtttacttctcctttctatATGAACCAGTTTTTCATTAGACCCCACACAAAAGGCACACACAGTTGTAGGTCTATTTTAACGCAAGtttaaatctgattaaaaaaCTCCCATTTTTCTTCACTGCCCTGCTTCTAACAATTCATTTAAGTTAGGTTTTTAAATGGATAGCTGGAGAGAtgtgtttatattgttttcCTAAAGGGCACTCTGAAGTTTTGTttaatctgacacctgctgaaatgatttaaataaacacaatatgTACACTTAAACTTCTCCAGGCAGAATAAAACTGCTCGTTAAATTGTGACCCAGGGTGCACCAAAAgatttatttgtataatttgGTCCCAGACTATATTcgtgttttgttttagtttgttttCATCTTCGCTCTTCCTAGTGAAGTGGACACAAACCCCTAAAATGTGACAACGCCACGGAGCTTTTGACGGCTGTTAGTTTATACTTGACACAtgaatgattttttaaaaaccaccCCATGAATGTATTCGGACATTTCTGGCAGAAACGCTTGACTCCCCTAAACGTGCTTCTGGCCCTGTTTCCGTGCCATATGTACACGCGGAGAGTGCGCTCTTGCTGAGAAATTTGGCCTATTTATTGTTACACTTGTGATAAGTGGCATATAATTGTTTGACATTTGCTTCTTTGGTAGCCTTTATGTTTATTCCCATTAATAGAAAAGAAAGCCTTATTGAGGCCATAGGCCTAGTTATTTGGTAAGGTCCTATACCATGCACCcagatttaattattttttggtGGCTGTTTTGTCCTGTATCATGAACATGTCTTCTGCGTAATGAACACCCCCCCTCTTTCTTTCtcatattctctctctctcattcattCACTCACTGATTGATTGAGAGCGCCGAGTTTAATCTGCTCATAAACGCTCACATTCGTCATCTCGTTGTTCCGGATGTCCCGTGAGGTTCCGTCCAAACTACTGCACCAGAAAGCGTGACGATTTACCATTTACCTGCTCCTTTTTTAGTTGAATACAAGTGTTTAGCTAATATTaacatgattttaaattaatatatgaTTTCCTTAATTAATTTGGTCtcattattttttgtattgcctaatttatatgtgtttaataaataataagattaattaaattaaacttgAATTTGTGAGAAAAAAAGACTGAAAGTGTATTAGTTACAAACTTAACATGGCTATAAGTAACCTACAATTAATAGTAGATATACAATTTTCTAATTCTTCGATCCAAAAATATAGCGTGCACGTGCGCAAGTTAGACAAAGCTTTAACATGGACGATTTTAGCACAATTCATGGAAACATCCTAACTCATGTCTTATCCAAACTTAtctgtttttgcataattttcttttattaaatAGGCCAGTTTTCTTTAAAGCTGCTTTGCGCATTGGgaattataaataaaactgaatttaatCAGTTTCCTAACCCTTAATTCGAACtccattttaaacattaaatccGTTTTAAAGAATTTAGCCCCTGACCAatgaaaaacacacacagataaacATGCACTGAACTCTTAATATTAAACACAAGAAGATTCaccatgttgtttttattgctcCACTATTAATAACCGCTTTCCGCTCAGCTTCCCTCTTAGACTTTTATTGCCGATATTTTTCACAATTTGCGTTCGGAAAAGTTTATCAATATTGATCCAGAAATCCTTGGCTTTTCCTTTCATACCCTGATATAGTCAAAGCCCCTCCATTCGCTGGGAATTATTTAAAATCCGATCCATCATTGGGGTCGACACATTAAATGTTTCATTCTCCGGAGAAACGGAGACGTATAAAACCGaaatataagggaataaaagccaACGATTTGTCTTTAAAATTACCCTCGGATTTGCATAATAGGGGATCCGGGTGTCGCGCCCGCGGGCGCCGTTTTTATTGCGCGTCTCCGCCGCGTTATCAATTTCCCAACTTCAGCAAAGAGCGAGACCCGTCACGAGCGTGGGATCCAGAGAGACAAAAAGATACATATAAAGGAGGAAAGTTGAATTAAGTGATATAAGGGGTCGTATGCTTTTGAATAATAAATAAGAGTGTTTTATCTCCAAAGAACCAGTGATGGCGGAATATGAAGTGACGCCGGTAAGTAATAgagcatttaaaaacacctactatgttttttattatgatCTGTGCTAAAGCATCGCATCACAGACAGAGAAATATGAAGATGCGCCTGTATGGGATTGCTTATGCAGGCACTGGAGTGCGTTATAAGACCAGGAAGTGAAATCTTTACTGTCCTAAAGCCAAACTCACACATTATATACAGGACATACAGGGCTCTTAGATTTTGGCACCCCattgaatattaaataaatcatagtGATGTAGAGCATTATGCCGGATGATGATGTTGAATTTCTGTTGCGCATACACAGGAAAATACGAGTATTAATTATTACAACCAGATTGCTTTAATATTATTCATCACTGCAATATAAAAAAAAGTAGAGCAGATGGTCTTACAGTGACCCCACAAAGCATTTGGGCCCTTTACTCACTTAAACATGAATTACACTGATTGCATTAGATGATAAAATATCAAACCAAGTGTCATCTGTTAGCAAATGACCATCTCAAGTTCTGGAAGTGCTATCTGATGGATGCACTggactgtactgtatgtaagtCCACACCACCAGTGTCCTACTGTACAGATGTGGATCTTCACATTCACTAATGTTTGACAACTAATACTATTAAGTTAAAACAGCACATCTGTTCTTTTGTCGTGCATCTTATCATATTCATTGTGTTTCAGAGTGTATATATTTGATATAAGTTTATTTGTCACAAGCTCGCTCTTTAGAGATTCAAGACAGTTGGCACTGAATCATTAACACAAAAACTCTACAGAACTAAAAGTACCACAGTAATGTTGGCGGTAAGGAGGGCGTTTTTTCCCTGTACTGCATTCGTCCTCAGGCTGTGTAAATCTTTATAAGCATTCGATATATTCATCTCTCACATATCTCACCATTTCTCTGAAATGAACGTTTCCAAATGTGGATTTATTTCCAGCATTCAGATTTGTATTAGGGTGAAATTATGATGCATGGATCAGACAGCTGATTGAAACACTGGagggctttttaaaatgtattaatatgtcTGCGCACAGCTGTTGAGCTTCGGATGACTGATGTTTTTGATAGATTTGggattgtaaaaatataaactctAAATTCTGGCATCACATGACACTCAGTGGAACCTGAAAAGGTTTTGATTTCTTTCCTTTAGTAACTTTAGAAACTGTCTGAATCTGATTGTATTGGGGTTATTTTTTATGATCAACATAATGTACGTGCTTATGTCCAATGTGTGGTTTAATTGTGCATTATCCAAGGGCTTATCATAGTCCCAAACtgtttaaaaacaccttgtactgacattttttttaacttgtatcattgttttgtctcaagatgcacacctgtattgttttttgtaaggtttgtttgttaaaaactaCATAAATTTCCCAATAtatctaaggcctagtccatgattaatctaaaccctgtacGAGAAATCGCCCCtttaaatttttgtttgttaaacaGGTGAAATATGAATACTTTTAACATCAAATTAAAGGGCACCTGTTAAggcctttttacaagatgtaatataagtctcaggtgtgccctgaatgtgtctgtgaagtttcagctcaaaataccccacagatcatttacatttattacagcatgaccaaaatgcccctatttgggtggagCATAATGCGTTTTAATGTCTTTACCTTTAtttgcaaatgagctacagctcctcacttccttacaaacagtCAGTGAGCGCTTTCATTTcaaatctgattaatacagtcttACAAAATAATATCTAGTGGACAGAGTTCAACTTGCTGAGGGAAATGCAGGACTGTtagtgggtggggctttatcaatgtgacctcacattgatagagaatcaaaacggcatgtctaatgagactgcttttgTTTAATTGGGATAAAAAAACAAGGAGCGGGTGGATTTTTTCATCGTAAgttggttgtgttcacacactgccaacacacatgtGTCCAAACCTTGTAAAAGTGCATAATAGGTACCCTATTAGAAAAGGTTTTATGTAGATATGGTACATTGTACTTATATGTATTTTGTCTCAGTAACCTTTGATCTATCATCTTTGAAGCAGTTTTTTAGAAAACCCCATTTCCTCCCCTTCCAAAGTttgaaaatatgttaatttcCAGTTCTCCTAGAGGTGAAACATtggattcttaccgttttggaatccattcagctgatttctgggtctggcggtaccacttttagcatagcttagcacaatcaatTGAATATGATTAGATCATAAgcataaaaataaccaaatagtttattacgcagcagccgaaaatagtccccttagaatctttcaatagcagggaaatattttcgggcactacgtaatattattacgccccctgcagtcatgttacggcagcaaggTCCTTGATAATTACGCCAgattgagagtatagttcctagccatatctgcctagaaaatggcaacttttaattttcagtcggtcttagtacacactGTAACTACAggagagtcaagttttaaataggaaaaatattgaaagtctttggttatttttta from Misgurnus anguillicaudatus chromosome 16, ASM2758022v2, whole genome shotgun sequence carries:
- the tlx3a gene encoding T-cell leukemia homeobox protein 3, with the protein product MERGDHSPELNEPKPPSKAIQEPIRFGIDQILGSFDAESSRAHGGNTVDNGGPDNSRLGSPNKASVAPHAALPVSLSGITGSLEDSGRMFGMSGTFVPNGVIRVPAHRPLTASVPPSMVSAVPTLGSLCFPWMDNNRRFSKERLPALIPFAVTRRIGHPYQNRTPPKRKKPRTSFSRVQICELEKRFHRQKYLASAERASLAKSLKMTDAQVKTWFQNRRTKWRRQTAEEREAGRQQANRMLLQLQADALQKSISESVSSDPLCVHNTSLFALQNLQPWAQERPGKMVPTSTTLA